Proteins from a genomic interval of Oscillatoria salina IIICB1:
- a CDS encoding cyclase family protein, with product MQRFIFVGVVTIISVIISFSSFAVAVAQPQPQPTLWQVYQQSFKSAKYVDLTHAIAPNIPVWAGFGFAKFSATTNPQTGKVYTYSANGFEATHYDLPTDQLGTQLDPPAHWNPNYPTIDELPPTFAVRPLVVIPIQDKVAEDPNYHLQVEDILNWERKHGIIPEGSVVFVRSDWSKQWSNPELASSRKFPGVSLAALKFLHLKRKILFHGHEPLDTDSTPTLEGEDWLLNNGYTQAEGVANLDRVPETGALVAIGYAKFQGGLGGFARYIAICPPNWKYGVSVGELPESPLEKAAKPLHWDEKLGIRVR from the coding sequence ATGCAACGATTCATCTTTGTGGGAGTTGTTACCATAATTTCCGTAATTATTTCTTTCTCATCTTTCGCCGTTGCCGTTGCTCAACCTCAACCTCAACCGACGCTATGGCAAGTTTATCAACAGTCGTTCAAATCAGCAAAATATGTTGATCTTACCCATGCGATCGCGCCAAATATTCCCGTCTGGGCTGGTTTTGGTTTTGCTAAATTTTCAGCTACTACCAACCCCCAAACTGGCAAAGTTTATACCTACTCAGCCAATGGTTTCGAGGCAACCCATTACGATCTTCCCACCGATCAACTAGGAACGCAACTCGATCCACCTGCTCACTGGAATCCTAATTATCCCACAATTGATGAGCTACCACCTACTTTTGCCGTCCGTCCCTTAGTTGTTATTCCCATTCAGGATAAAGTAGCTGAAGATCCGAACTATCATTTGCAAGTAGAAGATATTTTGAACTGGGAAAGAAAGCATGGGATAATTCCTGAAGGTTCAGTAGTTTTTGTGCGTTCTGATTGGTCGAAACAGTGGTCTAATCCTGAATTAGCAAGCAGTAGAAAATTTCCTGGTGTTTCTCTAGCTGCGTTGAAATTTCTGCATCTCAAACGGAAAATTCTCTTTCACGGACACGAACCTCTCGATACAGATAGTACCCCAACCCTGGAAGGAGAAGACTGGTTATTAAATAATGGTTACACCCAGGCTGAAGGAGTGGCGAACCTCGATCGCGTTCCGGAAACCGGAGCATTAGTCGCGATCGGTTATGCTAAATTTCAAGGAGGTTTAGGTGGATTTGCTCGTTACATCGCCATTTGTCCCCCTAACTGGAAATATGGGGTTTCAGTCGGGGAATTACCAGAATCTCCACTGGAAAAAGCTGCTAAACCCTTGCATTGGGATGAGAAACTTGGTATCAGAGTGCGATAA
- a CDS encoding ABC-2 family transporter protein, with product MKQVFRKIVTLLTVYYAYMLEYRAELFLWALSGSLPIILMGVWIEASTEGNFGLGPQDFARYFITVFFVRQFSIVWVIWDFEREVLEGTLSFRLLQPLDPGWHHVASHVGERFARLPFICVLTGLFFLLYPDAFWLPSWSQGLLFLLVSLWAFALRFIIQYTFAMFAFWTERANALQQFWFLFYLFLSGTIAPLEVFPPSVRAIAQFTPFPYLIHFPAAILVGLPVNIAQGIVVAIAWFVLFFFLNRWLWRRGLKQYSGMGA from the coding sequence GTGAAGCAAGTTTTCAGAAAAATCGTAACCTTACTTACGGTTTACTATGCTTATATGCTCGAATATCGGGCAGAATTATTTTTATGGGCGTTATCTGGTTCTCTACCAATTATTTTAATGGGTGTTTGGATTGAGGCATCTACTGAGGGAAATTTTGGCTTGGGACCGCAAGATTTTGCTCGTTATTTCATTACGGTCTTTTTTGTGCGACAATTCAGTATTGTCTGGGTAATTTGGGATTTTGAAAGGGAGGTTTTGGAAGGTACTCTTTCGTTTCGACTTTTACAACCTTTAGACCCAGGTTGGCATCATGTAGCTTCTCACGTTGGGGAACGTTTCGCACGTTTACCGTTTATTTGCGTTTTGACAGGTTTGTTTTTCTTATTGTATCCGGATGCGTTTTGGTTACCAAGTTGGAGTCAAGGGTTATTATTTTTGTTAGTGTCTTTGTGGGCGTTTGCGCTGCGGTTTATTATTCAGTATACATTTGCGATGTTTGCTTTTTGGACAGAAAGGGCTAATGCTTTGCAACAATTTTGGTTTTTGTTTTATTTATTTCTTTCGGGAACGATCGCACCTTTAGAAGTTTTTCCCCCATCAGTACGCGCGATCGCGCAATTTACCCCTTTTCCTTATTTAATCCACTTCCCGGCAGCAATTTTAGTCGGTTTACCTGTTAATATAGCTCAAGGAATTGTTGTCGCGATCGCCTGGTTTGTCTTATTTTTCTTCCTCAATCGTTGGTTATGGCGACGCGGTTTGAAACAATATTCTGGTATGGGTGCTTAG
- a CDS encoding ABC transporter ATP-binding protein — translation MSKIKFEQVYLKFPGTKQPAVDGCSCEIELGEFVVILGPSGCGKTTFLKMVNRLYEPTSGRIYLDGTNIQRIKATTLRRQIGYVIQKSGLFPHMTVAENVAVVPKLLGWKKVKYQSRVDELLELVHLPTSEFRDRYPAQLSGGQQQRVGIARALAANPEVLLMDEPFGAIDAITRQSLQEEMLRLQRQLKKTVLFVSHDVEEALHLADRIIILNQGKIVQFDTPYNLLYQPANEFVEDLMGGKESLRQLSVLPVEKAMNAVSSDYRNEGKYTIAKEKNLRQALSRFLATGAEQLTVVDDGKVIGVVTWNSIRDAAGKD, via the coding sequence ATGTCGAAAATTAAATTCGAGCAAGTATATTTAAAATTTCCCGGGACAAAGCAGCCAGCAGTAGATGGGTGTAGTTGCGAAATAGAATTAGGGGAATTTGTCGTCATTTTAGGACCTTCTGGTTGCGGGAAAACTACATTCTTAAAAATGGTCAATAGATTGTACGAACCGACATCGGGAAGAATCTATTTAGATGGGACAAATATCCAAAGAATTAAAGCGACAACTTTACGCCGACAAATTGGTTATGTAATTCAAAAGTCGGGTTTATTTCCGCACATGACGGTAGCCGAAAATGTTGCTGTTGTCCCGAAATTGTTAGGTTGGAAAAAGGTTAAATATCAATCTCGTGTAGATGAGTTATTAGAATTAGTTCATTTACCAACTAGCGAATTTAGAGATCGCTATCCCGCACAACTTTCTGGTGGACAACAACAGCGAGTTGGTATTGCTCGCGCTTTGGCTGCTAATCCAGAGGTATTATTAATGGATGAACCTTTTGGGGCTATTGATGCGATTACTCGCCAAAGTTTGCAGGAGGAAATGTTACGGCTTCAACGTCAATTGAAAAAAACAGTTTTGTTTGTTTCTCATGATGTGGAAGAAGCGCTACATTTGGCGGATCGAATTATAATTTTGAATCAAGGTAAGATCGTGCAGTTTGATACTCCTTATAATTTGCTTTATCAACCTGCAAATGAGTTTGTTGAGGATTTGATGGGGGGAAAAGAAAGTTTACGTCAGTTAAGTGTTTTGCCTGTAGAAAAGGCGATGAATGCTGTTAGTTCAGATTATCGAAATGAGGGAAAATATACGATTGCTAAGGAGAAAAATTTGCGCCAAGCTTTGTCAAGATTTTTGGCTACGGGTGCAGAACAATTAACGGTTGTAGATGATGGTAAAGTTATTGGGGTAGTAACTTGGAATAGTATTCGCGATGCGGCTGGAAAAGATTAA
- a CDS encoding DUF4291 domain-containing protein: MQRQIRANYDNEGIFIYQAYNPEIAAEALSLGTFGKKFKRDRMTWIKPSFGWMLYRSGYAIKSGQERILKIKLTHSGFQEILSQAVLTKFEPKTYPSKLDWQIALKNSLVRCQWDGDRNLRLQRCENRAIQLGIRGRIVISYINDWIIGIEDVTPLAHAIKTAVENNHQELPPVPEETIYPVSSQIQAILGMNSQRTTHTSQSN, encoded by the coding sequence ATGCAAAGACAAATTCGCGCCAACTACGACAACGAAGGAATCTTTATTTACCAAGCTTACAACCCAGAAATAGCCGCAGAAGCCTTAAGTTTAGGCACATTTGGCAAAAAGTTCAAGCGCGATCGCATGACTTGGATAAAACCCTCCTTTGGGTGGATGCTATATCGTTCCGGTTATGCTATTAAATCCGGACAAGAACGCATCCTCAAGATTAAACTAACTCATTCCGGCTTCCAAGAAATTCTTTCTCAAGCAGTGCTTACCAAATTTGAACCAAAAACATATCCCAGTAAATTAGACTGGCAAATAGCCCTCAAAAATAGTTTAGTACGTTGTCAGTGGGATGGCGATCGCAATCTCCGCTTGCAAAGATGCGAAAATCGCGCCATTCAACTCGGTATTCGCGGTAGAATCGTCATTAGCTACATCAACGACTGGATAATTGGCATTGAAGACGTTACCCCCTTAGCTCATGCTATCAAAACCGCAGTCGAAAATAATCACCAAGAATTGCCACCAGTTCCCGAAGAAACTATCTATCCAGTTAGTAGCCAAATACAAGCAATTTTAGGCATGAATTCTCAGCGAACAACCCACACTTCCCAATCTAATTAA
- a CDS encoding ABC transporter ATP-binding protein encodes MPIVEVENLSKVYPVAIKEPGLKGTLNHFFRREYREVKAVQDVSFYIEKGEVVGFLGPNGAGKTTTLKMLTGLIHPSAGRLRVAGYIPFRREANFLQKMSLVMGQKQQLIWDLPALDSLKINAAVYKIPEKEFQRRLGELTEMLSLAEKLRQPVRKLSLGERMKAELLAALLHHPEVLFLDEPTLGLDVNAQVAVRDFLREYNRRYGATILLTSHYMADITALCDRVMLIYQGSLIYDGSLEGLLERFAPYREIQIELPENVPADKLSQYGEVESIEGREVRLLVRREELTNTVGQILAQLEVIDLSVTEPPIEEVIGRVFRMGVVS; translated from the coding sequence ATGCCAATTGTTGAAGTAGAAAACTTAAGTAAAGTGTACCCGGTAGCTATAAAAGAACCGGGTTTAAAAGGTACGTTAAATCACTTTTTTCGCCGTGAATATCGCGAAGTAAAGGCGGTACAAGATGTGAGTTTTTATATAGAAAAAGGAGAGGTTGTCGGCTTTTTGGGTCCCAATGGTGCGGGGAAAACTACTACTTTGAAAATGCTGACAGGATTGATTCATCCTTCGGCGGGAAGATTGCGCGTTGCGGGTTATATTCCTTTTCGTCGCGAAGCTAATTTCTTGCAAAAAATGAGCTTGGTAATGGGACAAAAACAACAGTTGATTTGGGATTTACCAGCCTTAGATTCCCTAAAAATTAATGCGGCGGTTTATAAGATTCCCGAAAAGGAATTTCAGCGACGATTAGGTGAGTTAACGGAAATGTTATCTCTCGCAGAAAAGCTGCGTCAACCTGTGCGGAAATTGTCTCTTGGGGAAAGGATGAAAGCTGAATTACTTGCGGCTTTATTGCATCATCCAGAAGTATTATTTTTAGATGAACCAACATTAGGTTTGGATGTAAATGCACAAGTAGCAGTGCGCGATTTTCTGCGAGAATATAATCGTCGTTATGGTGCAACAATTTTGTTGACGAGTCACTATATGGCAGATATTACAGCATTATGCGATCGCGTGATGCTCATCTATCAGGGTAGTTTAATTTATGATGGTAGTTTGGAGGGACTTTTAGAACGTTTTGCACCTTATCGCGAAATCCAAATTGAACTTCCAGAAAATGTCCCCGCAGACAAGTTATCTCAATACGGCGAAGTTGAATCTATTGAAGGTAGAGAAGTGCGTTTGTTAGTGCGTCGCGAAGAACTTACTAACACGGTGGGACAAATTCTCGCGCAGTTAGAAGTTATCGATCTTAGTGTAACTGAACCGCCAATAGAAGAAGTAATTGGGCGTGTTTTTCGTATGGGAGTTGTTTCGTGA
- a CDS encoding type II toxin-antitoxin system HicA family toxin, translated as MPRKIRELKAQIARYGFIYLPKRGKGSHERWRHPILRKTLTISGKDGDDVPLYLEKQLAELITELEELRKEDDL; from the coding sequence ATGCCTAGGAAAATTCGAGAGTTAAAAGCACAAATTGCTCGTTATGGGTTTATTTACTTACCCAAACGTGGCAAAGGCAGCCATGAGCGTTGGCGACATCCTATCCTTAGAAAAACGCTGACAATTTCCGGCAAGGATGGAGATGATGTACCACTTTATCTCGAAAAGCAACTAGCAGAGCTAATCACTGAATTGGAAGAATTAAGGAAGGAAGACGATTTATGA
- a CDS encoding tetratricopeptide repeat protein, whose amino-acid sequence MTTSKTIKRKSQSSLKSGETRQTQSRQQKGFAKLAAIATLLLAMGAIAGGVWLSLLLIINPDAGLWLNRYLPSWTRIPVAVRNPPQTLAEIRTNLARQGFQLGKPISVASELLIPLWVSPPTCREGCAEIVQLRVYQPVTSLGESEPKYRLVSQVELTEMNETFVVSPLLHHNNETVASVNPQPLRQISLFKNAPVPGIWLNLSGELIRNDTTFAYGLIVHYNPAEMHLSQMLQWTSPTGEFPRWQQVTGGDTEELVVNHTIGLEPKFKVYRLQPRNFVPNPVYLEEVLLNQPPPEINLFLDDYRQALTLADRGLFSPALQRLLSIKQQTPAEAWSLAAEAQLDTIRMHAAITQSQCQQSWASPTQQLFACFTDGRPADALSVFQAAITGNANFQEILNFLKNDDRQLWERTQTALKFTPDDENWQAWGALILTVQKNREAAKSWLQELSPSSTSPRVTELLDLLDLAIVSQTGSYISKIVGAAVAVESVEGEWLQPSEQTNLPPLQPQQSWYQIQVTDFYDGQRWRKAPFSDLQLASYAPGKQLWRLLGLDVDPWINVTVLTPDGRSVSSPAAVQAVQFNNGTLKLLALGDQPQTDKPTRFFAHTNSAFRWLEPGAVTLRDLYKIQPEWVSLILPALWREVKTSETRSLDEVPPLAKLIESMGHWSVRPVDLTGNDKPEALLTIYEELATKPQSATAEVTETTEKNQYRPRTIIFADSGEILYNEFRQDIGSSLAAIADFGDNTNPSLVMQISDNYQLKRWSSSPRGFE is encoded by the coding sequence ATGACCACCTCCAAAACGATTAAGCGTAAATCTCAATCTTCACTAAAATCGGGAGAAACTCGTCAAACTCAGTCTCGACAACAAAAAGGTTTCGCAAAATTGGCGGCGATCGCAACTCTGTTGTTAGCTATGGGCGCGATCGCTGGTGGTGTCTGGTTGAGTCTGCTTCTGATTATTAACCCTGATGCTGGATTATGGCTAAATCGTTATTTACCCAGTTGGACGCGCATTCCTGTAGCTGTACGCAATCCTCCTCAAACTTTAGCAGAAATTAGGACTAATTTGGCTCGCCAGGGCTTTCAGTTGGGTAAACCCATCTCAGTCGCATCGGAACTATTAATCCCTTTATGGGTTTCTCCCCCAACTTGTCGCGAAGGTTGTGCGGAAATTGTCCAACTGCGGGTTTATCAACCTGTTACTTCCCTTGGGGAATCAGAACCAAAATATCGTTTGGTAAGTCAAGTTGAACTTACTGAAATGAACGAAACTTTTGTCGTTTCTCCTTTACTACATCACAATAATGAAACCGTTGCTTCGGTTAATCCTCAACCTCTGAGGCAAATAAGTTTGTTTAAAAATGCACCTGTACCGGGCATTTGGCTGAATTTGAGTGGTGAGTTAATCCGCAACGATACTACTTTTGCTTACGGGTTAATTGTTCATTACAATCCCGCAGAAATGCACTTGTCGCAAATGCTGCAATGGACTTCTCCGACAGGAGAGTTTCCTCGCTGGCAGCAAGTAACTGGTGGGGATACTGAGGAATTAGTTGTTAATCATACGATTGGTTTAGAACCCAAATTCAAAGTTTATCGTCTCCAACCGCGTAATTTTGTCCCCAATCCAGTTTATCTCGAAGAAGTTCTCCTCAATCAACCGCCACCAGAAATTAATCTCTTTCTCGATGATTATCGTCAAGCTTTAACTTTAGCCGATCGAGGCTTGTTTTCTCCAGCTTTACAACGCTTACTCAGTATTAAACAACAAACTCCTGCTGAAGCTTGGTCTTTGGCTGCTGAAGCACAATTAGATACCATCCGCATGCACGCAGCAATTACTCAGTCTCAGTGTCAGCAATCATGGGCTAGTCCTACACAGCAACTTTTTGCTTGTTTCACTGATGGTCGTCCTGCTGATGCTTTATCTGTGTTTCAAGCAGCGATAACGGGAAACGCTAATTTCCAAGAAATTCTGAATTTCCTCAAAAATGACGATCGCCAACTTTGGGAACGCACTCAAACTGCTTTAAAATTTACTCCTGATGATGAAAATTGGCAAGCTTGGGGAGCATTAATTTTAACGGTACAAAAAAATCGCGAGGCGGCGAAATCTTGGCTGCAAGAGTTATCTCCCTCTTCAACTAGTCCTCGTGTTACGGAATTACTTGACTTGTTAGATTTAGCGATCGTTTCCCAAACTGGTAGTTATATTAGTAAAATTGTCGGTGCGGCTGTGGCTGTGGAGTCGGTTGAGGGAGAATGGTTACAACCGTCAGAACAAACTAATTTACCTCCTCTCCAACCCCAACAAAGTTGGTATCAAATTCAAGTTACTGATTTTTATGACGGTCAGCGCTGGCGGAAAGCACCTTTTAGTGATTTACAATTAGCTAGTTATGCCCCCGGTAAGCAACTTTGGCGACTTTTGGGTTTGGATGTTGACCCCTGGATTAACGTTACTGTCTTGACTCCTGATGGACGTTCGGTATCTTCCCCAGCAGCCGTGCAAGCTGTACAATTTAACAATGGTACGCTAAAATTACTCGCTTTGGGCGATCAACCTCAAACTGACAAACCAACTCGTTTCTTCGCTCACACTAACTCGGCTTTCCGTTGGTTAGAACCTGGTGCGGTGACATTGCGCGATTTATATAAAATTCAACCTGAGTGGGTTTCGTTGATTCTACCTGCCCTCTGGCGAGAAGTCAAAACTAGCGAAACTCGTAGTTTAGACGAAGTACCCCCTTTAGCTAAATTAATCGAATCAATGGGACATTGGTCGGTGCGTCCCGTTGATTTAACCGGGAACGATAAGCCGGAAGCTTTACTGACGATTTATGAAGAATTAGCAACCAAACCGCAGTCAGCAACCGCAGAAGTTACCGAAACTACGGAAAAAAACCAATATCGACCGCGAACGATTATCTTTGCCGATAGTGGGGAAATTCTCTATAACGAATTTCGTCAAGATATAGGTTCGTCATTAGCCGCGATCGCTGATTTCGGTGACAACACTAATCCCAGTTTAGTTATGCAGATTTCTGATAATTATCAGCTTAAGCGTTGGTCTTCCTCTCCGCGTGGTTTTGAATAA
- a CDS encoding type II toxin-antitoxin system HicB family antitoxin produces MSEYSMIIQWSDEDRLFLVTIPEFSDRVIMPCTHGKTREEAIRNGEEVIEMYLEAWKAEGEPIPAPKTLEIV; encoded by the coding sequence ATGAGTGAATACAGTATGATTATTCAATGGTCTGATGAAGATCGGCTTTTTTTGGTTACGATTCCAGAATTTAGCGATCGCGTAATTATGCCTTGCACTCATGGTAAAACTCGTGAAGAAGCAATTCGTAACGGTGAAGAAGTCATCGAAATGTATTTGGAAGCTTGGAAAGCAGAAGGCGAACCTATTCCAGCCCCTAAAACACTAGAAATTGTTTAA
- a CDS encoding glycine betaine ABC transporter substrate-binding protein: protein MKNCTGGIEQMKRLLRIFLSIVLASLMMFVVVACNNTNDNGAIKIGSKDFAEQLILGEMYAIALEENGLTVERKLNLGGTPIAQAGLVTEAIDFYPEYTGTALLTVLKLPINTNKEQVYETVSQAYADKYNLVWLEPSPMNNTQALVMTQAKSEQYGIKTIADLVANASELTLIGPPEFQGREDGLPGIKQAYGDFNLKAYKAVDPGLRYPGLINGEADVAVGFATDGEISANNLVVLTDTKNIFPPAQVAPVVNNQILEKNPQLKTILNQITAKITDETMQKLNYEVTGKNREPAEVAREFLLNEGLLTAK, encoded by the coding sequence ATGAAGAATTGCACTGGTGGGATTGAACAAATGAAACGACTGTTACGCATTTTTCTGAGTATTGTGCTAGCTTCCTTGATGATGTTTGTTGTCGTAGCTTGCAATAATACTAACGACAATGGCGCGATTAAAATTGGCTCGAAAGATTTCGCCGAACAGTTGATTTTAGGCGAAATGTATGCTATTGCCTTAGAAGAAAATGGTTTAACTGTGGAAAGGAAACTTAATTTAGGAGGTACCCCTATTGCACAGGCGGGATTGGTGACAGAAGCAATTGATTTTTATCCGGAGTATACTGGTACTGCTCTTTTAACAGTTTTAAAGTTACCTATTAATACGAATAAAGAACAAGTTTATGAAACAGTTTCTCAAGCCTACGCCGATAAATATAATTTAGTTTGGCTCGAACCTTCACCAATGAATAATACACAAGCATTGGTAATGACACAAGCAAAATCAGAACAATATGGCATTAAAACTATTGCAGATTTAGTTGCTAATGCTAGTGAATTAACTTTAATTGGACCGCCGGAGTTTCAGGGACGTGAAGATGGTTTACCTGGAATTAAACAAGCTTACGGTGATTTTAACTTAAAAGCGTATAAAGCTGTCGATCCGGGTTTGCGCTATCCAGGCTTAATTAATGGCGAAGCAGATGTTGCGGTTGGCTTTGCTACTGATGGCGAAATTAGTGCTAATAATTTAGTCGTTTTAACCGATACGAAAAATATTTTTCCTCCTGCACAAGTTGCACCAGTTGTCAATAATCAAATCTTAGAAAAAAATCCCCAACTTAAAACAATTCTCAATCAAATTACCGCCAAAATTACCGATGAAACAATGCAAAAACTTAATTATGAAGTGACGGGAAAAAATCGCGAACCGGCGGAAGTAGCGAGAGAATTTTTGCTTAACGAAGGTTTATTAACGGCGAAGTAA
- a CDS encoding aspartate/glutamate racemase family protein, whose translation MIQPEQPKILGILGGMGPLASAEFVKTIYEYNLSGNREQNFPKILLYSDPSFPDRTEVLLQGDEKTLLDLLVKSLSHLCELKATKIIICCITAHYLLPKFPLALREKIICLVNLTLESVLEAPKKYLVICTKATNKLQLFQSHPLWQVAQNYILFPQEEEQIFIHQMIYDLKLNLNRQQDWEKLKHLQFIYQVDGLIVGCTEIHLLIKYWQRHSPESNSNIFLDPLIIIAQKLNKFGLT comes from the coding sequence ATGATTCAGCCCGAGCAACCAAAAATTTTAGGGATTTTAGGAGGAATGGGACCTCTAGCCTCGGCAGAATTTGTCAAAACGATTTATGAATATAATTTATCAGGGAATCGCGAACAAAATTTCCCGAAAATATTGCTTTATTCAGATCCTAGCTTTCCAGACCGCACGGAAGTCCTACTCCAGGGCGATGAGAAAACATTACTTGACCTTCTGGTCAAAAGTTTATCTCACTTGTGCGAACTTAAGGCGACAAAGATTATTATCTGCTGTATTACGGCTCATTATCTCTTACCCAAATTCCCCCTCGCTTTGAGAGAAAAAATTATTTGTTTGGTTAATCTTACGCTCGAATCGGTTTTAGAAGCTCCGAAAAAGTATTTAGTAATTTGCACAAAAGCAACAAACAAACTACAACTTTTTCAAAGTCATCCTTTATGGCAAGTTGCGCAAAATTATATTCTCTTTCCCCAAGAAGAAGAGCAAATTTTTATTCACCAAATGATTTATGATTTAAAACTTAATTTAAATCGCCAACAGGATTGGGAAAAACTCAAACATTTACAATTTATCTACCAAGTTGATGGCTTAATAGTAGGATGTACCGAAATTCACTTGCTAATTAAATATTGGCAGCGACATTCCCCAGAGTCAAACAGTAATATTTTTTTAGATCCATTAATAATTATAGCTCAAAAATTGAATAAATTTGGTCTTACTTAA
- a CDS encoding glycosyltransferase family 4 protein encodes MKILMISSTFPYPPTKGGTQVRTFHLMKYLSKNHQVTLVTQRSEDVTNEEIARLGEFVRELKVFPRPTDSESKQGILGKAKRFGQFIQQGIPPSVRSSYSQVMQAWIDEAVATGNFAAITSEHSVNEIYVRPEWQTKLRAVVNIHSSVYGTCKHQLETQTSENKMRDNLNLPLLRRYEQQYCEKFSAIAATTEVDKRQLKVLNPDAQISVIPNGVDLNLFPMRSQDPGGRQLVFIGAMDNAPNIDAVRFFSLSVFPEIRKRYPDASLDLVGARPVAEVEELNTIDGITVTGRVPSMVDYLHQATICIVPMRTGFGIKNKTLEAMAAGIPVVGSDRGLEGLAVDGADVPLRAMRANDLEEYIYSISRLFDEPALRKKLSQNARSLIEKQYTWERAGSRYEQLVCDS; translated from the coding sequence ATGAAAATTTTAATGATTTCTTCAACATTTCCTTATCCTCCCACGAAAGGAGGAACCCAGGTGCGTACTTTCCATTTGATGAAATATTTGAGTAAAAATCACCAGGTGACGCTGGTAACGCAACGTAGTGAGGATGTTACTAATGAGGAAATTGCTAGATTAGGGGAATTTGTTCGAGAATTAAAGGTTTTTCCTCGTCCAACTGATTCGGAATCAAAACAAGGTATTCTGGGTAAGGCAAAGCGTTTTGGTCAGTTTATTCAGCAGGGAATACCTCCTAGCGTTCGTTCGAGTTATTCTCAAGTAATGCAAGCATGGATTGATGAAGCTGTAGCAACAGGTAATTTTGCAGCAATAACTAGCGAACATAGCGTTAACGAAATTTACGTGCGTCCGGAATGGCAAACTAAATTGCGTGCGGTGGTGAATATTCATAGTTCGGTGTATGGTACTTGTAAGCATCAACTGGAAACCCAAACTTCAGAAAATAAGATGCGCGACAATTTGAATTTGCCTTTGTTACGTCGTTACGAACAACAGTATTGTGAAAAATTTTCGGCGATCGCGGCGACAACGGAAGTAGATAAGCGACAATTGAAGGTGTTGAATCCGGATGCGCAAATTAGCGTGATTCCCAACGGTGTCGATTTAAATCTATTTCCCATGCGATCGCAAGATCCCGGAGGACGACAGTTGGTGTTTATCGGGGCTATGGATAATGCACCGAATATCGACGCGGTACGCTTTTTTAGTTTGTCGGTATTCCCCGAAATTCGCAAACGCTATCCTGATGCCAGTTTAGACTTAGTTGGGGCGCGTCCGGTAGCTGAAGTAGAAGAATTAAACACAATTGATGGTATAACAGTAACCGGACGAGTTCCGTCGATGGTCGATTATTTACATCAAGCAACAATCTGCATTGTGCCGATGCGTACTGGATTCGGAATTAAGAATAAAACTCTCGAAGCAATGGCAGCAGGCATACCAGTTGTCGGTAGCGATCGCGGCTTGGAAGGTTTGGCAGTTGATGGTGCAGATGTACCTCTACGGGCAATGCGAGCTAACGACCTTGAAGAATATATATACAGCATTTCGCGTTTGTTTGACGAACCGGCTTTGCGAAAAAAACTTTCCCAAAATGCGCGATCGCTGATCGAGAAGCAATATACTTGGGAACGTGCAGGTTCGCGTTACGAACAACTTGTTTGTGATTCTTAG